The sequence ctgattatctgagggtgagtgtcaccccgggcccctggtccttttctcctctaggtcaccctggttgatttcctttcagcttcccgtctgcgggaggaaatcggggaacccctctttcttgccttcttggggtcagggactccacgatccttccaggtcaatttgattccaggcgaaggcatctgaagatgccgtatttcctgttgctttctttctgtccaattatggcaagcctgccaacaacatgttcctagcggcatgaggaaattagtccctcagaggccccaaacgtggagaaggctaaacccaggaacatgcatgtgttcagagaagacgtcctgagtacccttgagccaccaacctgccttcggaagggcctcagtccgttccacttcatggaaggctgagtggaggcgctttgatccagttaatgcccaagacgcgatcttttgaacaatggtgtgcttagatcagctacacatagctcgagagcgcatctttcatgtgtcttgtcctgatcagcactcaagtggagggtctgtccctacttccaaggaccgcctgtcgatactgtactaagaatttcatggcgtgtgcaccttgtctttggatgtgcttgattttcacgttggctccatgcggaggaacttctaacctgtgttgtttcctctctttcaggttgcaagcgggccaatgccggtccacacaaccagtaagaggccgcgcctgggccctgtcctcgctgatcgctcagctaccgaaacgtctgacaggggctccgtcttggcttcgccgtctcccctcagaaaagccagtctgagctcctcctcaagtcttggaccaaaggaaagacagacaggggctgcggccgacatccctcagcctgcagtcaggcagcagggccccgagcctctcctcgtggtgaagccgacacacagcagccctgagggtggctgccgagaagttccccaggctgcctccaaaacccacggcctgctccaggccatcagaccccaggcacaggacaaacgtcctgcggtgacctcacagccctgcccgccagccgccacacacagcttgggcctaggctccaatctcagcttcgggccaggagccaagagacctgcccaggctcggattcaggcttgcctgaacttccccaagaaaccgagactgggtcccttccagatccccgaaagcgccatccagggaggtgagctgggggccccggagaatctccaacctccgccagccgcaaccgaacttggaccaagtacgtcgccccagatgggcaggaggacacccgcccaggtgcccagcgtcgaccggcagcctccgcacagcagaccttgcctgcctactgcccaggcctgcaccatgtcccatcacccagcggccagccatgatggggcccagcctctcacagtgctcttccggagactggaaaacggacgctggagctccagcctcctggcggccccctcatttcactctcctgagaagccgggagccttcctcgctcagagccctcatgtgtcagagaagtctgagggtccccgtgttcgtgtcccaccgagcgtcctctatgaggaccttcaggtttcctcctcctcagaggacagcgattctgacctggagtgagactgcaggtggcaggggctccttggcctccagctcccgtgacttggaggggactgtgggactgaggagtgcagagcagagagcagactctgtgcggtgactccgaagctccccggctgtggcgcttctgtggatgtgggagcccaggccaggcagggagcagatgcagggactctgcctcattgaattctggtgagggacgttgtagttcgcgtggttctccggaaacgcgccaggaaaagcttccgtgccagagattcgttgcctcagaaactgcgtgacgcgcaggagtcagacttccgctgggacgtcaataggaaactggggaattactgtgtatttgctctctagatgactgaataagggaaaagttagggaaccctgagaggtgcagcccttccgctgtgccccgccctgagagcagtgtttcggacgctgggaagcgtgctgtgcagagcgctctcggggtctttcctcagcctcgaaaactgggctgtggaatgcctttgtacatgtgtgtgtttaattggttttgaagtgaataaaattctcaaaaagatgacatattgtcttttgactctcattccgtgtttgtgtttaactgattttccgagtgaaggggtggcctgcccctccacacctgtgggtgtttctagtcgggtgggatgagagacggagagaagaaataagacacagagacaaagtatagggagacaacagtgggtccaggggaccggcactcagcacaccaaggacctgcaccggcaccggcctctgagttccctcagtttttgttgattatgattttcattatttcagcaaaaaggaatgtagtaggagagcagggtgataataaggagaaggtcaacaacaacaacaaaaaaaaacacacgtgagccaaagaatctatatcattactaagttcaagggaaggtactatgcctggacgttcacgtaggccagatttatgtttctctccacccaaacatctcagcggagtaaagaataacaaggcagcattactgccaacacgtctcgcctcccgccacagggcagcttttctccgagctcagagttgaacaaatgtacgatcgggctttacaccgagacattcagttcccaggggcaagcaggagacagtggccttcctgcatctcaactgcaagaggctttcctctttgactaatccacctcagcacagacccattacgggtgtcaggctgggggacagtcaggtctttcccatcccacgaggccatatttcagactgtcacatggggagaaaccttggacaataccctgctttcaagggcagaggtccctgtggctttccacggtgcattgtgcccctggtttattgagactagagaatggcaatgacttttaccaagtatactgctcgtaaacatttggttaacaaggcacgccctgcacagccctagatcccttaagcctcgatgttatacaacacaggtttttgtgagctccaagttgggtcaaaggggccgcggcaaagctacaaatgatcaacatctcagcaaagcaattgtttaaagtacaggtccttttcaaaatggagtctcttatgtcttccccttctacatagacacagtgacagtctgatctccctttctttaccctacatccaagggcttgaacatttcttgacttgttggcaatccaaatcgttatgtctccgaaacagagttgactgaggggaccgcagggctgggcaggacctttgacttcgtatacaaccacaggagcaagaaaacctcagccccactctactaacacgcacctagtaaaattccgccaaccgaatctcacccacgctaacacgtggggagcgttgcttgcaccacgagtccccatttggctcaaccgccgatgccaagtgtgtggttccagttgcgacggccccccgtgaagtggcttccggatgtgcgaatgaaccaggcagagtttcactggccaaatagaccccagcaaagctgaagtcaactcccacatttgggatgtacttcagaggtaaaacattcatcccgtcttctttccggatgtctgacaccgtggttctc comes from Pan troglodytes isolate AG18354 chromosome 7, NHGRI_mPanTro3-v2.0_pri, whole genome shotgun sequence and encodes:
- the LOC129135808 gene encoding protein FAM90A15, whose product is MMARRDPKSWAKRLVRAQTLQKQRRAPVGPRAPPPDEEDPRLKCKNCGAFGHTARSTRCPMKCWKAALVPATLGKKEGKENLKPWKPQVEANPGPLNKDKGEKEERPRQQDPQRKALLHIFSGKPPEKPLPNRKGSTESSDYLRVASGPMPVHTTSKRPRLGPVLADRSATETSDRGSVLASPSPLRKASLSSSSSLGPKERQTGAAADIPQPAVRQQGPEPLLVVKPTHSSPEGGCREVPQAASKTHGLLQAIRPQAQDKRPAVTSQPCPPAATHSLGLGSNLSFGPGAKRPAQARIQACLNFPKKPRLGPFQIPESAIQGGELGAPENLQPPPAATELGPSTSPQMGRRTPAQVPSVDRQPPHSRPCLPTAQACTMSHHPAASHDGAQPLTVLFRRLENGRWSSSLLAAPSFHSPEKPGAFLAQSPHVSEKSEGPRVRVPPSVLYEDLQVSSSSEDSDSDLE